Part of the Sorghum bicolor cultivar BTx623 chromosome 1, Sorghum_bicolor_NCBIv3, whole genome shotgun sequence genome, GCCGTGGCCGTCGCTGTTTCAGTGGCATCAGGAAGACGAGTGATGGAAAAGTCAAACCGAGCTGAACAGTGGCAGTACGTCACAAACGAGGATCGACAATGAAAAGCAGGATATGCTCGGGTGCAAAACAGGGTCGCGATCCCGACTCTGATCGGCGGCACGGAAAACTCCGCGACGCTCTGAATCTATCGCAGAACACATGCTCGCTGGATAGTCACGAATCACGGAGCAGAAGAACACTGGACACGAAACATCAGGGCCAATTCAACAACGAATAGAGCAAGGTTTCGCTGCGAGACTCGAGTTTCAGCTCTAGCTACCAAAATCACTCAGAACCATTTAAAAGCGCAGTCGGTAACAAAACGCCGATCGGAAGGGAAATTCGGAAAACCAAACACCATGTGACAAGCAGGGGCTGAAGAACACGAGAATCTCCCTCTACTCGACCAACGAAACCAAGCTGCAGGCCTTGCCGCAGAAATCAATCCTACATCAGAAATAATCACACACCCCATCAGTCCTACTCGAAATCAATCCTGCTGCTCAGCTCCGATGAGCACGACCCATCTCCCCCCGATCCAACCAGAATTCCCCAACCCACTAGCACTACAAGCTCCCTCCCAGCAACGGCTCGCTCCGTCGAAATTGGAGGCCGCCTTATCGGAACCCCGCCCGGCCCTGCCGCCCAAAAATGGAAACGAGGTCACGAGGCGGCGGCCGCATCAAACCCGAGGCAGAGCCGCAGAGGCGAAAAGAGGGCCAACCAACACCAAACCGCCAATCAGGAAGCAAGCAAGGGAATAAAAGGAAGCAAGCGAAGCGAGGGCGAACGGGAAGTCGGGAAGAGAGAGGCTCAGGCTCAGACGCCGCTGCTGATACTGACCAACCACTGGGCGCGAAGGAGCGGAGCCGGCGGCCAATAGGCGAGCGCGTCGTCTCCTTCCCTTGTTTCCTCTCTCTATCTCGCtcgctctcccgcgcgcgcgttCAGGGGCGGGGCTGGGGCGCGGGGAGGAGGATCCCAGGAGGCCGGCCAATCGGAGCACACGCTCTGCGCACGCAGAGGTCGTCGCCGTGGACGCGTAACCCTAGCGGCTAAGACGGGATTGGGCAGGGATTATTGTAGTGTCTCGGACAGGTGGACGACGGCCATggattattattgtttgtacaaacaataaaataatcATTATTATAAGCATGGGTTAGTTTAACAGATagacagatttttttttttgaggggcgTGGGATACGGTGGGGGGACGAGTGGACGGCCCGGATGCGGCGGGGAGAAGATTTGGCTTCGGATCGGATAGACGTGTGCGCGACAAAAGTGAAGTGGTCACCACGGacccttttttttttggcacgGCGGCGTCAAGTGTGAAGTGACAGAGGGACGGGCCAGAGCTTGACGCTGGAGAGAAGTGGAGGGGGAGGGGACAGAGCAGGCGCTGTGGTTAACTTTCTTCCAAAGGATAATGCTAAACAAGAGCGAGGTGGGTAATCCCACCCGGGGTCTCCGGTAATGCGTGGCCGCGCGGCGTGTTTAGTGTCCATTTAATTAAGCTTGCTCTCTGCCAGATGGCGAGTTAGCGAGTTAATCACCATGGGAACCGTGCTCCTTCGGGCCACTTTTCTCCCATCTTCTTCTACAAATAATGGTACTTGAGATGATGATATTCTGATTAGCCAGCGCAGTTAGCTCGACTTTTTTATCGCCACTGCAAATGATGTCTTCCATGGTACGACTGCACTCCTACTTGAGTGTTGAGCCCATACGTTTGTTGGCTCTGTTGCACATAAAAAGTTTGGTGTTAAGGTAGTACGTACGGGTATATGTTAGCTAGGTACCGTAGTAGTCTGGGAGACTATCTGACGTGCATTACCTAGAATGAGACGTGATGGTTTTGTTggcccttttttttctttttgtttggtGTGATTAGTAGGACTCCGGTGATTAGATCACTTTTTTAGTTAAGACTTGAAGCACATGAAAAAGGGAGCGCCCGtgatttttctttcttttttatgcTCCTCGAGgatattcttttcttttttttaaaggaCAATCCATCAAGGATATTCTTTTCTAGGAAAAGGAGATTATGCTTATTCGAGAAGCCTGGAAAAAGCACCGGAGCTCGGTTACATAGAGTGGAAAGTGCAGCCACATGTAAGGAGCACGTTCATCTTGTTGGATGGGTTACTCTTTGGACACAAAAATTTTATAGAAATTTAGTACATGGATCAGTTCATTTTTAAAAATGCGTGAACGTAAAAAATCTTGCATTCCAAATTGGGTCTTAACTTATATGGCCAAGAGAAAGTTAAAAATCTATCAATGATCGTGTCATGTGTTCTAATTCGTTATGAACTTAGTTTAGAACCATGTTAATTAACTCTTACGAGCATGTAAGAGAGTGATAAACCCCCAAAAAAACTTCATATTTTCAATCTGTTTTGAAATTGGACTCTGCATTGTATCTAGAGATGCTGCTCTAACTAGTTTTTCTATATTCCTATTAGATGGTTGTAAgcgataaagaaaaaaaaacttagtcTCTTTAATATTGAGGAAATGGTAACATAAATTAAATATATAGATGGATGCTACAGTTTGGACGTGGCAGACATGTTGAGATAGCCGAGTCACACAATGAGAGTTatattagtattattttttataaagtAATATTTAATCAAAAAATGTTCGATTTCTTATTTTCAAAAAGGCCGGTTTAGTAGCGCCTGAGAGTCTAAGTAGCTTtagttgtaattttttttactttAGCTTCTTTGTTTAGAAAAATGTTTAATAGAATAATATCTTCGAATTGGCTTGTGTACTTACTataaaggatgaaatattgaaGTGTCTATAAGGCTATCAATGAAAGGTTTATTACTCAATTTTCAATATATCCATATTTTGAAAACTATGCAGAATCATTTCTATTGAAACTCTCTTTACTCCCATAAAACTCTTATAATCTCTCTATTCATTAATACAGTGCACATCAGTATATTTAATACCCATAAAACTCTATTGAAATCACGTTGAGATTGACCTAAGATCAGTCTTAATTGGGGTTTCATGTCCAAGTTTTCAACACACATATTTTGAGAACAATGCACAAGAGTTTTATCCCCATAAGGCGAGTCTCAATGGGGGTTTCATTAGAGTTGTATACACATTAAATATACTGATGTGACACTATAATAATAAAGAgaaagatgataagagttttatgggaGCAGAGAGAGTTTTATCCTCATAAAAATCTTCTGCAGGTTGGAAAGTGGGCCATGAAACTCCCTCTAAGGATGGCctaaaactctctctacttcATGAAACTATTGTCATCTCTGTCTTTATAAATACGGTGCCACATCAGTGTATTTAATACTCATAAAACTTTGATAAAACCATAGTCTTAATGTGATTTTATCAAGTGTTCATAggtattaaatatgctgatgtggcatTATATTAATGAAGTGAGAAATGATAAAAATTTTATGAGAACAAAGATTTTTTATGGAAATAAAATTATTGTTcactgttttcaaaataaaatggATTGGTAACTGTGACATAAAACCCATTAAAATTAGCCTATTATTCTTAAACAATTGCAATTCTCTGTAGCAGCGGCGGAGCTGTAACACCTCGGGTGCAGCCGTCTTCCTCGATCCGGATCTGCCGGGCGCTATTACCAGCGCTCGAAACAAAACGAGCCAGATTTGGGTAAACGCTGAAACGCCAAAAGAGGCAGGTCGACCGTCGACGGGGCCGGCCAAGCGCCCCGGCGGCACCCCCGGCCAGCTCATGGAAACGACGAAACGCCAGCGGGCCGCACGGGTCCCGCGCCTCCGTCGCAGCACTGTGCGGGTGCGGGGGGCGGGGCAGTAccgtcattttctccgtcgttgcGTGTCCGCGGGCCCCGCGGTGCGCGCGTGCCGAGGACAGCGACAGCCCAGCGGACTGCCGgagtgcggacggcgacggACGTCCCCACCCACGCGTCCCTCGCGGTGCGGGGAACGGACGGGGACCATGCGGGCTGCGGGGGCGGGCGACGTGGCCGGCCCCGACGCGGCTGGTGGAGCGGGCGCGACGGCGACGGACGGGGCGGCCACGTGACGGCGCCGCGAACTCGGGCGTGGCCGCTGGCCGGTCGTCCCTCCTGGTCCTGGGCCTGGGTGCGGGTTAGGTGCCGCTGTCTCGTGGCGAGGCGGCAGCTCGGGTTTTGGGGAGCACAGCGCCTCCCGCGCCGGCGCGTGCCCTCGTGACGTGCTGCGCCGGCGATCCTCTCCAAGTAGAGGAGTATCCAAGTGGTGGTCGCTCGTGGGGGCTCCGCTGCATCGAGGAGTGGCCTGCACGCACGAATCATGCCCGAACAGCGAACAGGCATCGgttttgtttttgcagaaacaACAAACGAGTACCGTGCCTGTCGCTGTGCGCGCTGGCGCTGCCATGCTCGGCTACTCATGATTTTGTTCCAGCCATTGACGCAGGCGTTTGGAACATGCTGCCTTGCCCTCGCCACCTCGCCTTTTGTGTCGGGAAATGGCAAGgcctttccaaaaattttgtaaaatttttaggattttccgtcacatcgaatctttagacgtatgcattgagtattaaatatagataaaaataaaaactaattacacagtttggtcggaattgacgaaacaaatcttttgagtctagttagtctataattagacaacatttgtcaaatacaaacgaaaatactactatttatattttgcaaatttttttgaattaaaCAATACGACAAAGTACTACTCCACTCACCAAGATCTGCTCAATATAcacctaggtcttgtttagttcaccccgaaattcaaaaacttttcgagattctccgtcacatcaaattttatggtacatgtatgaagcactaaatatagacaagaataaaaactaattgcatagtttgtctgtaatttacggtacgaatcttttgagcctagttagtctatagttggacaataattatcaaatgcaaacgaaagtgctacagtgtcaaaatccaaaatcttttcacaactaaacaaggccctagttcatttggcaattttttttgaattttaggtactataacattttcgtttatatggtaattattatttaaatatggactaactaggctcaaaagattcgtcttgtaaattacaggtaaattgtgtaattagtttttattttcgtctatatttaatactctatgcatgtgtcacacGATTCGATGTGGcagagaatcttaaaattttgtGGGAACTAGTTCGCGGAAATTTTTGgctttagctactgtagcactttcgtttgtatttgataattattgtccaatcatggactaactagactcagaagattcatcttgcaaattacaggcaaactgtataactagtttttattttcatctatatttaaagcTTCATACATACGTCCAAAGATTTGATCCGAcatgaaatcttgaaaattttaggAGACTAAACCAAGCCTTAGATAatgaacaactactactacatgaGTTTCGAAGTTTAGGGTTGGTTGGTGACTAAAACCTGCCACGCTAATGCCACAATTTATTGGACAACTATTTGGTTCACTATCACATCTATAGCACGCCAAACTTTCTTAACATCTTGCCCCATATGTCATAGACTTATTTTTATGTCAAACTTTACCATAAGTGTGGCTTTAATTGTAGTCATCATTTTTTTTAGCAGCCACAATTCGCCGAAGATTAAGCATGGTAAGTTTTGGTCACCAATTAAACAGGCCTTTAGTATTGGTCTCCCGCGGCTTTTGAGCCTTCAGAGTAGTTCATCATAAGTTCATGTAATTGTGGCAGCGGCTTTTTATTCCTGAGTTGGTATCCACTCACGGAGCTGGAAGGTTATCTAGTGAGATGCCACCcctttgacttttttttacGAGCACCCCTTTGACTTTATGATAGGGACCTTTATCAAATGAGGCAAAGAGCAGCCACTCCTACCTTTTTGTCGGATAATGGATATATACGGCGTAATGTATGTACATCCTTCGGGGTATCGGAAATGGACGCTTCGGATCGTGTGGGTGCAAGTACGCACGGTAGCTTTTCTCTAGACAATTGAAAACGTACATGAAGACGTGCATGCTCTCCAGCCTCTCCTCATCTCATCCTGTGCACAGAGCCGTTGACTGATGACTGAACCGCAAGATTTGGCTTAAATAAGCTTCCCTCCCACTAGAAGGAATGAGGAATGACCTTAGAACTGTCATCCAGTGGTATAGGAGTAGGTGCTAGTCGCAATtggcttaaggccttgtttagttggactaactaggcttaaaagattagtctcataaattacaagtaaactatacaattaattattttttatctatatttaatatttcatgtatatgatataaaattcgatgtaatgagaaatcttgaaaaattttaaaactaaaccAGCCTAAATAAAAGGGCGACGCCCTGTACCGAGCTACTACACTATCAGTTGACCGGCAAATGAAGTATATACTGAACCTTCTTTTTCACGTCCCTTTCTTTTCGGACATGTTTGGCATATATTACAACAGTTTTATAGactgttttttttgccaaacactaaTTTTCAAAACAATTTTATGGGTAAAGTTATTTTCTCCTCCTCTAATAAAAACATGAGTTGGACTAAGACTGAAAAAATAGCTTATTCTATTTTCATCTCACATAGTCATTTTATTCCTTAATTTATTATGTGAAGCTGTTTTACCAAACACTTGTTACAAAATAATTTAGCTTTAATAagaaagctgcttaaagctatTCTTTGCACAAAAAAAACTTATATGGTGAAgatgagctgtgccaaacaggaCCTCCTGTTTGTTGCTACAGATTCATATATTTAGAAGGCCCAAATCTAGAGCTGCAAAGGCCCAGATCTGGAGCTGGAAAGAACGGGGACCATTGGGTTGGATAGCTAGCTCGGCAGCTTGTTGGGCCGGCAGGCTGGCCAGTTTAGGTGCTCTGTCGCTCATCAATTCGTCGGGActcacgccttgtttagttcaggaaagtgaaaacttttcggtactgtagcactttcgtttctttgtgccaaatattatccaattatagactaattaggatcaaaagattcgtctcgtgatttccagctaaacggtgtaattagtttttattttcgtctatatttaatgtttcatgcatgtgtcacaagattcgatgtgacaaggaatcttgaaaactttttggttttcagggtgaactaaacaaggcctcaggcgttctctctcaaaaaaaaggaaaaaaaaacgtcGGGCGTGCTTGGTTTTGTGGCATGAACGTGGCTCGTCTTGCTGGGCAAAGTCAGACTACCGTTTGGTACCTACTAGTGCGCACCTCGTATGCTCGGCACCTTGGTTGACGAACTGAAGGAGACTCTGCATCACGCATGCACATGGATCCTTGtttactttatttttttttacagaatatatattatagtatttttatttgtatttaacaaatattatctaatcatgaactaattagactcataaaatttatctttaaattacaaataaattatgcaattaggtatttttatttatatttaatgctcgaaacattgaaaaattttgcaaatttttttagaaactaaaaggCCCAAACAGTTATGGCAAAACTTGGTTGGCTTTGACAGGCAAGGCAAGACGAGATTACGCCCTTCCCCAAGGGGCCAGGCACTCAATCAGAACTAAATCATCGTGCGGCAGTCATAGCATGAGCACATAGCGCAAGATAAATGAAGAGAAGGATAAACGCTAAAGAGATCGTCAAGTGTCGAGGTAAACCAGGCAAAGGAACCAAGGATGCCCTGCGTAAAAACACGCAGACAAATTTGTCCTTCGAAAGATCGGAACCACGGGCCACTGTCATCGCTTCTTTTTATGCAAATCCAACGGGTTCAAGCTGGACTAATCGACCACAACGGATCACGGGACGCCACTGCCGCCATCTCTCCCACGTCTCCCAGTCCCAGGTCCCAGCCCAGGCAAAGGCAGCCATCTCTGCTCTGGAGTCTGGACAAGAGGCAAGTAGGTCAGAACTTCGGATCCCAATCCCCGCCAGCAACACAACAGTCTGCATGGTGGGCGCGCAGCTCTGCGCGGCGCAGCCGCAAGACGACGCCGAGGCTACAATGACCGGTTGGTGTCACTCAGGTTCTAATTAGCAGGGCTCCTCTTCGATTTTATCTCTGGCTTCTTTAGAATAGTTTTATCAGACGTTTTATCAGAGCAACCGTCTTTTATGAAAAATAAAGAAGTTAGAGCTATTTAAAACGGGAATATATCAGGTGGAAATCataatataggccttgtttagttccgaaaagtgaaaactttttggaactgtagcactttcgtttgtttgtgacaaatattatccaatcatgcactaactaggatcaaaagattcgtctcgtgattttcagctaaactgtgtaattagtttttgttttcgtctatatttaatgtttcatgcatgagccacaagattcgatgtgacagggaatcttgaaaactttttggtttttagggtgaactaaacaaggccatacccATGCAAACTACAGAAAAAAAATAGTTGAATTATATGACATCTCTTCTAGCTCCTAGCTCCTCTGAGAAGGCGACCCGCCCTGCCAAACACCCTACGCCTGCCTGCACCCACTGAAGTACTAGTGCTGAAGAGCTCTGAGCTCGACCGGTCAAAGCCGCTGCGCGTGCCCGCCGCGGTCCCGCGCGCACAGCGCCGAGCCGAAACGACGCGCACCCGCCTGCCCGCGtccgtgctgctgctgcgctcTGCCGCTCTGGCTAGCGCCGAAACGACGCTCTGCCGCTCTGccgcttgtttagttcgcaaaattttttgtttttggtactacagtatttcgtttttatttgacaaacattgtccaatcacggagtaactaggctcaaaagattcatctcacaaattacaggtaaaatgtgcagttagtttttatttttgtctatatttaatgctccatgcatgcgaccaaagattcgatgtgacgaagaatcttgaaaattgttGCGAACTCAACTGTGCCGCCTCACGGTCACGGGTCACGGCCCAACCACCACCCCACCTCGCAGTCAAGGCACTCGCCTCGCCTAGCATGCCTCCCTCCTTTGCCCCTTTCAAACGCGAACGCGAGCGGTTTCCCAGGCGACGGAGGGGACGAAAGGGACGCCACGTCGTTTCAAAAAAGAATCATGGCATGCGAGGCAACGGTCGCCTGTACTATGGCCTtactccaaaatccaaaaagttttcaaaatttcctgtcacatcgaatcttgcggcacatgcatgaagcattaaatatagacgaaaacaaaaactaattacacagtttgactgtaaatcacgagatgaatcttttaatcctagttagtatatgattggacaatatttaccacaaacaaacgaaagtgctacagtttcgaaaacttttcagattttcggaactaaacaaggcttatttcggtactgtaacactttcgtttgtttgtaacaaatattatttaatcatggactaactaggattaaaagattcgtctcgtgatttatagctaaattgtataattagtttttgttttcgtctatatttaatgttttatgcatgtatcacaagattcgatgtgacgagaaatcttgaaaactttttagttttcagggttaactaaacaaggcctatagctATAACCTTCCTTCCTCCGGGAAGCAGCTCGCAGCGGCAACAGTGGCCGGCAGCGAGTGTCACACTGTCACGCTCGAACACACACTGACACCGCACAAGGACTTGCCGCTGTTGGTTATTTGACTCCTCTTTTGTCCCGCCGCGCGCATGGCCCCCCTCCTCCTGTCTCTCCGCTCTCTTTATAAGCAACACGCAcagcggcggcgtcggcgaggGTGAGAAGCGGCGGCGGGAGTCAGCTCCTCTCCTCTGAGCTCTGCAAGTCTGCAGTGCGCGCGAGCGCGACAGGCCGGGGTGCTGTCCTGTCCTGTCCTGTCCTGGTGGTGGGAGATGGCGACCGTGCCGTTGCCGTGGCCGCTCGCCGCGACTGAGAGCGTGAGGAGGTCGCTGCAGGAAGgggccgccggcgccgcggcgTCGTACGCGCAGCGATCCCCGCAGCAGGGGGCGGCGCGTCCCGCGGCCACGGCGAGGTCGGTGGAGACGCTGGTGGTGATCGTGGCCGCGATCGTGCTCGCCGCCGTGCTGGCGGGCGTCCTCGCGCGGGTCTGTGGCGGCCGGCACGTCGTGCCGAGCGCCCAATACCACGACGAGGAAGGCTGGGTGGAGAGGCGCTGCCGGAGCTGCCTCGACAGcgggctgccgccgccgccgccggagcagGGGTCGTCAAAGACGAGCGAGGCCAAATAGTGCTTGTGCATTGCgatacttgggccttgtttagttccgaaaagacttcggtagtgtagcactttcgtttgtgtgtgacaaatattattcaattatggactaactagaatcaaaagattcgtctcgcgatttccagctaaactgtgtaattagttttttgctttcgtctatatttaatgctccatgcatgtgccataagattcgatgtgacgtgcaatcttgaaaactttttgcttttcggggtgaactaaacaaggccttgttagtGCTTAGCCCAGTAGCCTGCTGCGTACTGCTGTGGTGCTGTAGTTATAGTACTAATACTAGCGTTTGTGTAGGCATTACTGCAGGCTGCTTATCAGCGTATGCAAAGTTTGTGTGTAATTATCAGAACAGCCGGATCTGGCTGTTATCTATTTGTACACAGGAGTGGTACGATGCTAGGACATCAGGCATCCTCGTTGTAGTATTTTGTACCAATAGATCAGTACTAGCAAAGTAAACTATAATAAACTACCATCGCCAGTCAGTAAACTACCATCTCCAGTCGAATTTAGGTAGCGCAATTCTGAAGGTAATACATACTTTCTCCTATAAGTCGTTCTAAGTCATCTTGCTCAATTAAATACAATAATAATTTGTACGTCTAGAGAAATATTTACACTAATCTTCTATGACCAActgtaaaaaaatttagatataATTGTCAAAACTAAAATGTAACTCTAGACAAATATTAGATAGATTTATATGTAAAGTGGGAGTTAGTACGAAATCTGTTCGAACGACTGGGCATACAAATATGTGCGCTTCGGTCGACCATTCAGTGGCTGATGCAGTGATGCGGACGCAGAATGAAAGAGCCAAGGGAACAAGGTTCTTCGGACGACCATTCTGTTCGCTTGGCAAAACACGATTGACATATTAAGAACATAAACTCAAGCGAACACGCTCTCACCGAGGCAAACGACCGGGAATCAAAGATCCAGTGTCATCGTGAATCCTATATGCCAAGGAACAATCATACGCGGACTATCCATCGACGATGGGTCGATGGTATACCAGACAATCCGTGTGACATTGTTGCAATCGAGCCAAACATCACCGTAACATCAATGCCAAATGGCAATTTTCTCATAGGTAAACTGATTGATATAAACATGACGTGCTAACGGCTTTACAATAGGCGCATTACCCAGTAGAGTTCAGTTGTTCCTTACTTTTACACAACCACGACTCTAAGCGAAGCTTAGAAACGATCCATTCGCAAGGCAAGATAGCTTACAGCCTTCCACGCCATAAGCTTTTCACTGATACAGGAGGAGAGAAAAGGTCAGTCTCTTGGAGTTCAATCAACCCCTTACAAATAAGCTTGCAGTTGCTTACCTCAGGATAGCAGTCTTGATGTACTATGGTTTCGTTGTGTGGATTAACATGCACCACGCAAGATATTCTCCCCTGCAAAGAAGCCAAGAACAATCATTAAATGACTCAGAAGTACTACACGTGGATCATACTGAGTATACACTACAAGCAAAGAACCAATAACGTGCACTCCTGGACAATCTTTTAACCCTAATATTCATCAATCTTTTGTTTAGTGCAACGATAAAATTTGACTCAACTGGAAAAACACCTCTAGCTTGTGAGCGCTACAGGCACTGGTGGAACTGTCATTCTCAAAATTGTAAAAAACAATTTTGTTTGCTTATAAGAACTTTGAATACAATATACAAGAACAAATAAAGTAACAATAACAACCCAACCTAGGAATTTGATGGATAGCCATTAGATAATGAAACCATGAACATTCTTGCAGTCATACAATATTATCAGTTTATCACCACAGAACTATGTTAATAAACCACCTATTCTACAGCAATATAGTAACACAAATACACACATAGAAGTACTGTTCTAGCATGTGAAACCAAGACAGGGTAGAATGAAAAGTTGAAAAGTAGCTCCATCAGAAATTTTTCTAATTCTAGGatatttgcttttttttttcaataaaaTGAAGAGCCAGGCCTACTGCAATGGAGATTCCACAATGAAAACTTTGCACTGGTCATTGGTCTCCATGTAATCAGTGGAACAAAACTAACCATGGCACAGGATTATACATAGGCTTATAAATATGATCTGCTCCTCTACAGCCTAATCCTCCAACAATATTCTGGAGGAGAGAAAAAAGGAAGATTTGTTGTTTCTTGGCTAAAATAACTATGTCCACTTGTTGCAACTATATGCCAAAACAACTATATCCAAATGCAAAAACCAAAGGCAGTAGGCAACTTGGCATGCCTTATATCTATCAACATTGCTTAAGGCATTACTTAACAAATTAAGATGGTCACATCATATTTTACATTAGCAGATAGCTCATCAAGGAATTAAACAAATTACTGTCACCAGTAGTCCAGTACCAAACATATCTTTACAGAACAAGGAGAAAGAACTTTCTGTGAACATCAAACAGGGCATGTGATGAGTAGATGCCACACTGAAGCTTGAGCATCTATAGCTTTATGGCAATGAAGGAGAAAACTGAAAATAACAACCTGACTGGCGAGAACCTGGCAAGGTTTAGGGAGCCAAACTAGCACTTTATCATTGCCACGAGATAGGTAGCTTTCATGAAAATCCGAAGACAGGCTAACCTTGGAGAACTTTCCCTGAGTTCCTACTCCTACAGAGAACACAAGGCATTGAAAATTGGCTTTTTATGCGTTCGATAATCCTGACACTTGACGGTGAGATTGTTAGGTGATAAGGGGATGAGGAAAAAGAGGCTAGTTGCCCCATCAAGGTTTTGTAATGGAAACGTGCCAGCAGGACTTGTAGAACTATCCacaatcaatataaatttcattGAACTGTTTTGATCAactataatatattttttgacACTCTTAACTTTAGAACTTCAGGTTGTTCTCCATGCATGCTACACTTTTATTTGTTCAATGAGACGATAGTTTTGCTAAGTTACAAAATGACAAAATGATGCAGGGGGTATAGAAGTGGAAAGTGCAAGCAACATATTTCATTAACTAACATTGTCCTTTCCTTTGAGCAGAAAGCCTTCATTTGGGcataaaaacagaaaaaaaaaagcaatatAGCCTCGATGCCAGTAGTTCCATAAATCCATACAGAAGTGGTACCAGGAAGGGATACATTAAACTTTCAAGTCTAGGAAGTGAGAAATGATAATAGTTAAAGACACAAGGAAAATGTGAA contains:
- the LOC110436251 gene encoding skin secretory protein xP2-like, which translates into the protein MAAPARTATGTATPRCSGAPTSDHHLDTPLLGEDRRRSTSRGHAPAREALCSPKPELPPRHETAAPNPHPGPGPGGTTGQRPRPSSRRRHVAAPSVAVAPAPPAASGPATSPAPAARMVPVRSPHREGRVGGDVRRRPHSGSPLGCRCPRHARTAGPADTQRRRK
- the LOC8054128 gene encoding uncharacterized protein LOC8054128 yields the protein MATVPLPWPLAATESVRRSLQEGAAGAAASYAQRSPQQGAARPAATARSVETLVVIVAAIVLAAVLAGVLARVCGGRHVVPSAQYHDEEGWVERRCRSCLDSGLPPPPPEQGSSKTSEAK